The genomic segment TGCAGTTGTTGATTTTATTGACATAGCTACTATGGAAAACAACATGGGCCTTATAATGGAGGAAGCACTCATAAAGCCTGGTTCAGAGCTTATTGGAAAAAATCTTATTGAAAGCCAGCTGAGAAAGGATTTTGGGATAATTATAGTAGGCATAAAAAAGATTTCAGGTGAAATGGTTTTTAATCCAATGCCCTCTGAGATACTTGATGAAGGTGATATTCTTGTAGTACTGGGTAAAACCGAGGATGTTGTAAGAATGTATGATGTGCTTTAATAATAAGTACCTCACCAAAAATTTTTTTACATATCATAAATATGATTGTATCTTTTAAAAATAAAGAAACAGAGAAAATATTCAACCGCCGTTTTTCAAAAAAACTGCCTCATGATATACAGCGGAAGGCTTTGGAAAAGTTATGGATGATAGATGTTGCAGATGATCTTTCCGCTTTACGGATTCCGCCTGGAAACCGGCTGGAAGCATTGGAACATGATCGGAAAGGGCAGTACAGTATCCGGATAAACGATCAATGGCGCATATGCTTCAAATGGAATCGCAATAATGCTTACGATGTTGAAATTGAAGATTATCATTGAATAAAGGGAATAAAGGGAATAAAGGGAATAAAGGTAAGAATATGAATGAAGAAAAAATTCCGCCCATCCATCCTGGTGAAACTCTTTTGGGTGAATTTCTGGAACCCATGGGAATAAGTCGTGCCAGGATTGCAAAATCTTTAAGTGTGCCGGAATCGGTTATCACTGATATTATACAGGGTAAAAAGTCTGTGACAGCAGATATTGCTCTGCGGCTTGGAAGGTATTTCAGAATGTCTCCCCAATTCTGGATGGGCCTGCAGAATCATTATGATCTGGCAATTGCCGAAGATGAACTGGAAAATCGGCTTGAGCAGGAAGTGGAACTTTATGCGGCATAAATATATCTCTTACATTATGTTTGGATTTGGGTAATCAGAAAAAACTCATTGTCCCAACAAGAATTCAAACTACTTGAGGAGAAATCTCAACAAACCATTTTTCCAGCCCAGGTAATCTTTTCATCATTGCTTCATAGGTTCCTTTTATTGCAAATAGTGGAATAATACGTTTTTTCGGAGTACCTAAGAATGTATGATGTGCTTTAAAAATATATATAGGTTTTCAATTTCTTATTATTGCCTTCTGTGCGGATTAAATTTTTTAACAAGATGTATCAGTTTTTCCAAATCCTTGCTGCCTTGTCCATGTCCATATCTCAGGTAAATATAAAGGTCTGTAATTTCAGCTATTTGAGCTTTTAAATCATGGCGGAGTTCAACGATTTTTTCTGAAAAGGTTAAAGGACCCTGGTCTGGTTCTCTTGGAATACCGGCTTTAGCCATTTTTCTGCAGAAACTGTCATAAACCTTTTTAACAGGGTCTTTTTTGTTTTCTGATTTATAATACAGGGAAGCAAGAAAAAGAATAATAAAAAATGAAATCAAAACCATTGCCAGGAGTATAGCTTTTAATGCTGCTGTCCATGAACCTGGGTGAATACCAAGCTTGAAAAATAATTCCTGCTGATTTTCAAATTCATAGGTCATAAACCACTCAGTCCAGTAAGCATTAAGCATATCCCAGCCAAACTGGGCTGATAACAGTATTTCTGTCAATACTCCAATATTGGAAAAAGAACCAATCCTGGAAAGGTCTTCATCAGAAAGGGAGCCTCTGACCCCCCTTTCCACTCTTTCAGGAGATACTGCCGATGTTGGATCCATCCTTACCCAGCCCCTGTCTTGAATCCATATCTCAGTCCAGGCATGAGCATCAGACTGGCGTACAATCATATAATCCCCATAAGGATTTTGCTCTCCTCCCAGGTAACCGCCTACAACCCTTGCCGGTATCCTTGCGGCACGCATGAGATAGGTAAAAGCAGATGCATAATGCTCACAATATCCCTGCCTGGTGTTAAACAGAAAATCATCAACAGGGTTATTTTCAGACAGGAGAGGGGGCTGTAATGTATAGTAAAAATCATTATCTTTAAAATAATCCATTGCCATGCGCGCAATTTCTTCAGGAGAATCTGTTTGTAAGCGCCACTGGGCTGCCAGTTCCCTTGCTTGTGGATTTCCTGATCCAGGAATCTGCAAACCAACCTTTCCCATATGGGCTATAGTGCCTGTATTATAATCTGTAAAGGATGTTAATTTATAAACTATCCTGTCTGTTATTCTATATTTTGAATACAAGGTATAGTCGTTTAACAGTTCTGCTGTTTGGGGAATTGAACCTGGCATATCAAGGGCAAAAAGCCATTGCTGTTTATGGGGTTCGAGTGTAATGCTGTAATTTACAGGAGATTCTTGTTTTTTAAAATTATTAACCTCCATCAGCCTGGAAGCCCTTCGCCAGTTTTTGCCGTCAAAGATTGTAAATACAATTCCCCGCCAGTAAAGCCTGGATGGAGGGGGTATCTCTTTTTCAAATCTTACCCTGAATGCAACAGCATTATTTTCAACAATACTGGAAATACTGCCAGGGGACATCCTGTCTGAAAATCCTGAGGTTCCTGAAAAACGGCTGGCAAATCCCCATATATTGCCCTGGATTCTTGGAAACAGGAAAAAAAGTATAAGCATGACAGGAACAGCCTGTAAAATAAAAACACCTGACATGCGGAATTTGGATTTTATTGCTGCCTGGGGATGATTAATATGAATTAATGCTGCAGTTACTGTCAGGACAGAAAAAAACATATAGATAATAATTAAAAGGGAGTCATCTTCAGAATAAAACAGGTTTGCAATGATTATAAAATAACTGAGAAAAATTGTTACCATTCTGTCTCTGTGGGACCTGATTTCCAGAGGTTTTAATGCAGCCATGACTGAAAGAACAGCCAGATAGGTATCACTGCCGAGATTTCTGCGAAAGCTTATTACAAGTGCTGCAAAACTGCCCAGGGTTAACAAAGTCAGTATTACCCTGCCTGGTCTGTTCCAGCCCATTTTTAAACCAGCAATGGCAAATATCCAGAGAAAAAAACACCAGGCCATAGTCCAGCCCGGCAGTTTCAGGAAAAAAGGACCAATGGCAATTAATATACTTGCAATTATCGGCAGGATATGAATGTCATATTTTCTCATGACTTATTATAACTCTTGTTTGGGAATCCCAAAAAGGGCCAGTTCCCTGAGACAATTATGTTTATGTGCGTTGCCGCTGCCTGATTCAATTATTTTTCCAGGCAGTTTAAGGCCATAGTTTATTTTAAGTCTGTCAGATTTTAAAACCATATCACACAGGCGCGAGAGTTTTTGTTCTGCATCTTTTTCTTTTAAACTGTCCCAGTCCAAAAATATTGATCTGCCCTGCTGGGCTATAAAGGATTTGGTCATCAATCCCTGGCCTTTGGAATATGCTTTCCAGGAAATATGCTGCAGGGAATCTCCAGGCTGATAGATTTTAAGGCCTTCAAAATCATCTGTTCCGGAAATAATAGACATGCCCTGGTCATGATCTTCAGAGCTTCCAAGTTCCGAAGAAAGGACAGGCCCTGAAACAGGTCTGGGATAAACTATAGCTTTTAAATCAAGGTTAAGATTTGACCAGGCATAAAACAGACCCAGTGGATAGGAAGAATATATTTTCAGCAGTCCTGGTTTTAAAATTCCTCTTTGTTTAGCTGATACCTCTATTTTTATATCTTTATTTAAAAAAATATCTGTCAAGATTTCATCTTTTGTTTCAAGATGAAAAACAACAGCCGCACTGGCTGAATATCCTGGTTTGACATTAAAATAAAATATTGTTTTTTCACCTGCAAAAGCAGGAGTAGAACCTGATGATAATATCTGGATTCCTGCCATGTTTTTGTAGGTGTGAAAAATGGAAATAAATGCCATTCCTCCCAGTAGAAAAGTAAGAAGAAAACCAACATTATTTTCATAATTAACAGAACCCATTAACATGCCGGACAAAACCAGGAGAAATAAAAAACCATACCTGGTAGGCATGATGTAAATGCGTTTTCTTGTAAGGATATAAGGAAGAGCAACCTGGGAAGGAGTTTTGAATATTTTTTTTGTTAAAAATTTATTAATCACGGAACAGGAACATCTCTTAATAATTTGTTAAGCTGATCTCTTGATATTTCAGAAAGGTCTTCACCAGAACGCAGTCTGTGCCCAATTACCCAGGGCAGAATTTTTTGCATATCTTCAGGTATGGTATAATCCCTGCCCTGCAGAAAAGCCCATGAACGAGAAGCCTTGAGCAAAGCAAGCCCTGCACGGGGAGAAAGTCCCACATGAAAATGCGGAGAGGTGCGTGTAAAAGCCAGGACATCTTGAAGATAATCTATAAAAGCATCTGAAATATGCACATGGGTTATCTGAGCCTGTATATCCAGTACATCCACACTGTTAAGACATGGTTTCATATCTGAAAGGATAAGATCAACATCTTCACCTTTGAGCAGTTGTTTTTCTGCTGATCTGTCAGGATACCCCAGTTCAATGCGCATTAAAAAACGATCCAGTTGAGATTCGGGAAGGGGAAAGGTTCCAGCCTGTTCAAGGGGATTTTGGGTTGCAATAACAAAAAAAGGAGATTCCAGGGGCCTGGTTTCACCTTCAATTGTAACCTGGCCTTCTTCCATTGCTTCAAGCAGAGCGCTCTGGGTTTTAGGTGTGGCCCTGTTGATTTCATCGGTCAGCAGTACCTGGGTAAAGATGGGGCCTGGATGAAAAACAAAAGAGCTGGTTGCCTGTTCAAAAACCGAAACCCCGAGGATATCACCAGGAAGCATATCACTGGTAAATTGAAGACGGCGGAATTGAAGCCCCATACATTTGGATAAAACCTTAGCAAGGGTTGTTTTTCCTATGCCTGGAAGATCTTCGATAAGCAGGTGTCCTTTTGCAAAAAGGCATGTCAGAGCCAGGCGGATCTGTTCTTCTTTTCCCAGGATAACAGTCCCTATCTTGTTAATTATTTCTTCAAATATCAGGTGGTCTTTACATTCCATGAGCATACCGTATGTAAAAAATAAAACCCGGCCATAAAAACAGCCGGGTTATTGTACTTTGTATAGTTATATTTTTTTACTATTTTGCTGTACCGGCAAGATAATTATCAATAAATTTCTGATTATCATCATCGGTAATCTGGGTCGGCAGTTTTTCAGAAGCAATTGCTATTGCAGCATCAATCAATTCTGCCTTAAAATTTCTTTTTGCCTTTAGAATTTCGTTGTCAACCTTTTGTTTAGATGCTTCGATGAGTATCTGGCTGTGGCTTTTGGCTTGTTCTATAATATCGGCCTTGCTTTTTAATCCCTGGTTGATGATCCGCTCTTTTAATTCTGCATAATGGGCTTCTCCTTTATCAAGGACAGCCTGAATTTCTTTGAGTTTTTCATTAATCCGGGATTTATCCTTTTCTATTTCTCCAATTTCAACAGACAGCTTGTTTTTTTGTCCATGAAGAAAATTCATAAGAGGGGCTTTGCCAAACTTGTATATTACAAAAGCCAGTATCGCAAAATTAAGCCATTTCATACCAAGATCATAAGTATGCCGCCAGTTATCGCCGCCGCCTTCAGATGCAAAAGCTGCCTGTCCACAAAAAAAGATGCACAAAATACCTATAATAATATATGATAAAAAGCTTAGATTTCTGGGTATCTTCATTACATAAGCCTCCGTTCCAAAACTTTTTCCATAATCTTTACTGCAAGAACTTCCGATTCTTTGGAAACATGCTTTCTTGCCTCGGCAATTTGTTCGTTTATCAATTTTTGAGTACTCTCTTTTAATTCAGTTATTTCCTTGTGTGCTGAATCAAAGATTTCAGATGCCTGACTTTTTCCAGCATCTTCAGCTTCTTTCATCATTGCCAGGGCTTCTGATCTGGCTGCTTCTTCCTGATTTTGCATTTGAGCTGTCAGGTTATTCATTTTTTCTACTGTATCTTCTGCTTCCTGCCGAAGATTTGAAATAAATTTTTCCCGCTCATCCATTGTGCTGAGAAGGGGGCGAACCATTACCCTGTTCAGCAGAAATACAAAAATCAAAAATGAAACAAGTTGAATTACAAGTGTTTCATTAATCGTTATAAGGGCTATATTGCTAATAATCTGCATTGCGGCCTTCCGTGAACCTCCCCTTTTAAATTAATATCAGGGATTTTTTTGTACACAGGTGTAAAAATACACCTGTGTTCATGATAATTATGTTAAACCCAGTTCCTGAAACAGACCCAATAAATGGAAAAAACCTTAAACAACAAACAAAAGCAATAATGCAATAACAAGCGAGTAAATACCTGTGGATTCGGTAACAGCCTGGCCTACAAGCATTGTCCTGGTCAAAAGACCTGCTTCTTTGGGGTTTTTACCGATGGCTTCACATGCTTTTGCTGCTGCCATTCCTTCACCAATTCCAGGTCCAAGTGCTCCAAGACCCATTGCCAGACTTGCTCCGAGACATGCTGCTGCTTTTACAATATCTGCACCTTCAATCGCCATTTTTTCCTCCTAAAACTCTTGTGTTAAAAGGTAATTAATATTTATCTGCATAAAACATTATAATACAAAAATAAGAGATAATGATATTACCATAGCATATATAGCTGTTGATTCTGTAACTGCCATTCCAACCAGCATAAGCCTGGTAATATCTCCTGTGTGTTTTTCATTCCTGGCTATCCATTTAACACCGCCGCTGGATGCCCACCCTTCTCCTATGCCTGGGCCGATAGCTCCAATTCCCATGCAGAGACCTGATCCCAGCAATGCCATTGCAGGGGTAAAGGTATCAGATGCGGGAAAGCCCTTGAACAGCAATATAAAACTGACCAGCATTCCAAGAATGGCAGGAGTCTGGGTAATAGCCTGACCCAAAAGCATAACATTTGTAACAGGCATACTTGCAGCAGGCTGTCTTCCAACTCCTTCACAGCTTTCTTTTGCAACCAGCCCTCCTCCAATGCCTGAACCAATAGCACTTAAACCTGTTGCCAGTCCTGCGCCTATAAGTGCCGCCCATGTGGGAGAAACAGGTGCATTGGAAAAGTTTGAAAAGATGAGAATAAAAGCTGTTACCAGGGCAAATATTGACGGGGTCTGGCACACAGCTGAACCAATCAGCATGTTTGTCATTAGTTTTGCACTCACAGCAGGCTGGCGGGATATTGCCGTACACGCAGCCCCGGCAGGCAGACCTGAACCTATACCTGCTCCTATGGCTCCAAGACCCATGCAGAGTCCTGCTGAGATTACTGCACATATAATCAGGAAAGAAGGAGCAGCAAACTTTGTAAACAAAAGAATCATTGCAACCACAAGTGCAAAAATTGAAGCTGATTCAGCAACTGCCTGTCCAACCAGCATTCCTTTGAAGATTTCTGTTGATGATTCAGGATTACGAGATACAGCAGCATTTGCAGATAGTGCTGCATTTCCTTCACCAATGGCAGCTCCTATTGCACCCAGTCCCATAGCAAGTCCGCCGCCTAAAAAAGCTGACACACTTACCCAAGTCTTAATATCAAGTTCCATAATTATTTCACCTGTACCGAAATGTAAACAATGGTGAGCATTGTAAATACAAAAGCTTGAATTGTACCTACAAAAAGCCCAAAAAATGCATTAAGAAACGGTGGCAGAATAACACTGTAAACCAGGTATGATACCACCAGGATAATAATAGCACCGCCCATAATGTTTCCAAAAAGACGGAAAGATATGGAAACAACTTTAGCAAGCTCGCCAATAATGTTCAGAGGCATCATAATAAAAAAGGGTTCAAAATATTCTAAAGCATATTTTTTGAACCCTTTTGCCCTTATTCCGGCATAGTTTGCAATAACAAATCCCAAAATACCAAGACTTAACGGTGTGTTTAAATCCTTTGTCGGCTCTTCCATATGGGGAATTATGCCAATGGAGTTGGAAACAGCAAGAAACATGAACAAAGCACATACAAGAGGCCCGTATTTTTTTGCCATTTCCTTGTTAAGAGAGTCTTCAGACAAAGTATAAAGCTGAGACACAAAAAGTTCTCCAACAACCTGTAAAGGGCCTGGGAGACGGCTCTTTTTACGTGATGCCAGATAACCGAACAACAGCAGCATTATAATAACGATCCAGGTCATTATAATGGTTTCAAGGTTAAAAGTGAGGTTCCGTCCCATGAACGGAACAATTAACTGGTGAATCTTACCTAATTCTTCCATAGCGCATTCATCCTACCTTTTCTTAAGGGTTGATGATAATAAAACAGCAAACTGCTCTACAATTATTATAAACTGAATCATAAAAATTCCTGCAATTACAGCAAAAAGATTGTATGATTCAAGTTTTATCGCCAGCAAAAGCGGTACAGCCAGCAAGGTATAACGCACTAAAATGGAACCCAGGGATAAAAAAAACGCCCTTTTCTTTTCACTCATTATCCGGCCAGGCAGGGTCTCTCCTATCAGTATAAAATTTATGATACTGAAAAAAGCTCCTAAAATAATGCCTTTGCCAATGGGTTTATAACCAGCCAGTATAAAAAAAAAACCTGCAAAGACTGCTGTAATCATTGCCCTGGAACAATATTTTTTCTGGGTTTCCCTAACTGACTCCATTATCAGGTTTTTCTTTATCTTTTGTATTTTCTGTCTGGGTTACCTCAAGGATCTGACGGTAAACAACATTTGCTCCGCCTGTAATTCCCAGCAAAATAAAGATTGTTACAAATATTCCCCTGGTTCCCAGCAATTTATCAATATATTGTCCTATAAAAAAGCAGAAAAGTATGCACCCTGCCATAGTCAGGCCTATCTGCATAACTATGGACAGGTTCTCTGCCCAGTCTTGATTCTTTTTATAATCAAACATCATTTTAACTACACCTATTTAATATTTGGCGGTTAGATAGCAAAGCAGACTCCTTTCTGTCAAGCAGAAGTTCTGGATACAGAAAAAAAATATCTTTAGTTTAAATAATCAAATATTTGAAATTATATAGTATAAATATCAATACTTTTTTTTATGTTTTTTTTATTTTAAATTATTTATATAAAAAATGTTTGTAATATGTTTTAGAGCATCGTAAATATCTGGAAAAATATTTTGAGGATAAACATATATGAAGATTTCTGCAACTGAGCGCTTGCGTCGTTTTTACAGCCGGTTTTCCGGTCATGACCATGTTTTAATACTTATTAATGCTGATCCTGACGCTATTGCAAGTGCAATGGCTGTTAAAAGATTGTTATGGCGTAAGGCTGCCAGTGTTGTTATTTCTAATATTAATGTAATAAAAAGGCCTGACAATATAGCAATGATCCGCCTTTTGGGAGTAAATCTTGTTCATGTGGATGAGATAGCTGAAGAACATAAATACAACAAGGTAGTCATGGTTGATTCCCAGCCGGATCACAACAGGGAATTTGAAAGATTTAAAATTGATATTATCATAGATCATCATCCAAAAACCGATGCCAATGCTCCTTACATGGATATTCGGCCCGAATACGGTTCTAACTCAACAATTTTAACAGAATATCTAAGAGCAGCTAAAATCAAGCCTTCTGCAAAACTGGCAACAGGTTTGTTTCATGCCATAAAAACAGATACTGGAAATTTCCAGAGACAGGCATTAATTGAAGATGTGAAGGCTTTTCAATTTCTTTTTAAACTTGCAAATACAACTCTTGCAAAAAAGATTGAGCAGGCAGATCTGAGGATTGATTTTCTCAAGTATTTTAAAATTGCTATTGAGACCATGAAAATGCACAGGGGCAGGGTTTTTGTTCATCTTGATTGTGTGGTTAATCCTGATATTTGTGTTATAATTGCAGATTTTTTTATGCGTGTGAATCCTGTAACATGGAGCATTGTTTCAG from the Desulfonema limicola genome contains:
- a CDS encoding type II toxin-antitoxin system RelE/ParE family toxin, which encodes MIVSFKNKETEKIFNRRFSKKLPHDIQRKALEKLWMIDVADDLSALRIPPGNRLEALEHDRKGQYSIRINDQWRICFKWNRNNAYDVEIEDYH
- a CDS encoding HigA family addiction module antitoxin → MNEEKIPPIHPGETLLGEFLEPMGISRARIAKSLSVPESVITDIIQGKKSVTADIALRLGRYFRMSPQFWMGLQNHYDLAIAEDELENRLEQEVELYAA
- a CDS encoding transglutaminase TgpA family protein is translated as MRKYDIHILPIIASILIAIGPFFLKLPGWTMAWCFFLWIFAIAGLKMGWNRPGRVILTLLTLGSFAALVISFRRNLGSDTYLAVLSVMAALKPLEIRSHRDRMVTIFLSYFIIIANLFYSEDDSLLIIIYMFFSVLTVTAALIHINHPQAAIKSKFRMSGVFILQAVPVMLILFFLFPRIQGNIWGFASRFSGTSGFSDRMSPGSISSIVENNAVAFRVRFEKEIPPPSRLYWRGIVFTIFDGKNWRRASRLMEVNNFKKQESPVNYSITLEPHKQQWLFALDMPGSIPQTAELLNDYTLYSKYRITDRIVYKLTSFTDYNTGTIAHMGKVGLQIPGSGNPQARELAAQWRLQTDSPEEIARMAMDYFKDNDFYYTLQPPLLSENNPVDDFLFNTRQGYCEHYASAFTYLMRAARIPARVVGGYLGGEQNPYGDYMIVRQSDAHAWTEIWIQDRGWVRMDPTSAVSPERVERGVRGSLSDEDLSRIGSFSNIGVLTEILLSAQFGWDMLNAYWTEWFMTYEFENQQELFFKLGIHPGSWTAALKAILLAMVLISFFIILFLASLYYKSENKKDPVKKVYDSFCRKMAKAGIPREPDQGPLTFSEKIVELRHDLKAQIAEITDLYIYLRYGHGQGSKDLEKLIHLVKKFNPHRRQ
- a CDS encoding DUF58 domain-containing protein, which gives rise to MINKFLTKKIFKTPSQVALPYILTRKRIYIMPTRYGFLFLLVLSGMLMGSVNYENNVGFLLTFLLGGMAFISIFHTYKNMAGIQILSSGSTPAFAGEKTIFYFNVKPGYSASAAVVFHLETKDEILTDIFLNKDIKIEVSAKQRGILKPGLLKIYSSYPLGLFYAWSNLNLDLKAIVYPRPVSGPVLSSELGSSEDHDQGMSIISGTDDFEGLKIYQPGDSLQHISWKAYSKGQGLMTKSFIAQQGRSIFLDWDSLKEKDAEQKLSRLCDMVLKSDRLKINYGLKLPGKIIESGSGNAHKHNCLRELALFGIPKQEL
- a CDS encoding AAA family ATPase — translated: MECKDHLIFEEIINKIGTVILGKEEQIRLALTCLFAKGHLLIEDLPGIGKTTLAKVLSKCMGLQFRRLQFTSDMLPGDILGVSVFEQATSSFVFHPGPIFTQVLLTDEINRATPKTQSALLEAMEEGQVTIEGETRPLESPFFVIATQNPLEQAGTFPLPESQLDRFLMRIELGYPDRSAEKQLLKGEDVDLILSDMKPCLNSVDVLDIQAQITHVHISDAFIDYLQDVLAFTRTSPHFHVGLSPRAGLALLKASRSWAFLQGRDYTIPEDMQKILPWVIGHRLRSGEDLSEISRDQLNKLLRDVPVP
- a CDS encoding ATP synthase F0 subunit B, producing MKIPRNLSFLSYIIIGILCIFFCGQAAFASEGGGDNWRHTYDLGMKWLNFAILAFVIYKFGKAPLMNFLHGQKNKLSVEIGEIEKDKSRINEKLKEIQAVLDKGEAHYAELKERIINQGLKSKADIIEQAKSHSQILIEASKQKVDNEILKAKRNFKAELIDAAIAIASEKLPTQITDDDNQKFIDNYLAGTAK
- the atpF gene encoding F0F1 ATP synthase subunit B, coding for MQIISNIALITINETLVIQLVSFLIFVFLLNRVMVRPLLSTMDEREKFISNLRQEAEDTVEKMNNLTAQMQNQEEAARSEALAMMKEAEDAGKSQASEIFDSAHKEITELKESTQKLINEQIAEARKHVSKESEVLAVKIMEKVLERRLM
- the atpE gene encoding ATP synthase F0 subunit C; this encodes MAIEGADIVKAAACLGASLAMGLGALGPGIGEGMAAAKACEAIGKNPKEAGLLTRTMLVGQAVTESTGIYSLVIALLLLFVV
- a CDS encoding ATP synthase F0 subunit C translates to MELDIKTWVSVSAFLGGGLAMGLGAIGAAIGEGNAALSANAAVSRNPESSTEIFKGMLVGQAVAESASIFALVVAMILLFTKFAAPSFLIICAVISAGLCMGLGAIGAGIGSGLPAGAACTAISRQPAVSAKLMTNMLIGSAVCQTPSIFALVTAFILIFSNFSNAPVSPTWAALIGAGLATGLSAIGSGIGGGLVAKESCEGVGRQPAASMPVTNVMLLGQAITQTPAILGMLVSFILLFKGFPASDTFTPAMALLGSGLCMGIGAIGPGIGEGWASSGGVKWIARNEKHTGDITRLMLVGMAVTESTAIYAMVISLSLIFVL
- the atpB gene encoding F0F1 ATP synthase subunit A, which gives rise to MEELGKIHQLIVPFMGRNLTFNLETIIMTWIVIIMLLLFGYLASRKKSRLPGPLQVVGELFVSQLYTLSEDSLNKEMAKKYGPLVCALFMFLAVSNSIGIIPHMEEPTKDLNTPLSLGILGFVIANYAGIRAKGFKKYALEYFEPFFIMMPLNIIGELAKVVSISFRLFGNIMGGAIIILVVSYLVYSVILPPFLNAFFGLFVGTIQAFVFTMLTIVYISVQVK
- a CDS encoding ATP synthase subunit I → MESVRETQKKYCSRAMITAVFAGFFFILAGYKPIGKGIILGAFFSIINFILIGETLPGRIMSEKKRAFFLSLGSILVRYTLLAVPLLLAIKLESYNLFAVIAGIFMIQFIIIVEQFAVLLSSTLKKR
- a CDS encoding AtpZ/AtpI family protein, which translates into the protein MMFDYKKNQDWAENLSIVMQIGLTMAGCILFCFFIGQYIDKLLGTRGIFVTIFILLGITGGANVVYRQILEVTQTENTKDKEKPDNGVS
- a CDS encoding DHH family phosphoesterase produces the protein MKISATERLRRFYSRFSGHDHVLILINADPDAIASAMAVKRLLWRKAASVVISNINVIKRPDNIAMIRLLGVNLVHVDEIAEEHKYNKVVMVDSQPDHNREFERFKIDIIIDHHPKTDANAPYMDIRPEYGSNSTILTEYLRAAKIKPSAKLATGLFHAIKTDTGNFQRQALIEDVKAFQFLFKLANTTLAKKIEQADLRIDFLKYFKIAIETMKMHRGRVFVHLDCVVNPDICVIIADFFMRVNPVTWSIVSGIYDNKLIIIFRNDGIRKNAGKIAKKSFSKFGSAGGHSSMARAELALSALEGIIDCTDNKKLLKWIIDMIENKKTSSKQDIVTDNNPPVYP